A part of Phoenix dactylifera cultivar Barhee BC4 chromosome 2, palm_55x_up_171113_PBpolish2nd_filt_p, whole genome shotgun sequence genomic DNA contains:
- the LOC103720147 gene encoding protein CHROMATIN REMODELING 20 isoform X1 — MEGPGTEQQQLNKMEVIVLEEQQEQEVGMTKEGREDELIEVEGHKRGRDVHMKEPKKEHEVKNNEEHKKEHEEEKKDIEMEEPWNSDEDVGSDSYEMFVDDLDSEQASTFDNDDESNSEVPLTDAEVEELIAEFLEVESKAAEAQESLEKESLARVESEVRVELAENLLGDALEMAVSTEMQTFREEWEAVLDDLETQSSLLLEQLDGAGIELPSLYRWIESQVPNGCCTEAWKKRAQWVGTQVTIEVNESVREAEEYLKSCRPVRRQHGRLLEEGASGFLERTLSIKEKDNLAENSEKDWSKFDELIQSHGCTESTSFGSKNWAYVYRASTPQQAAQLGLQLPGVDEVEEIGEIEGNINDPLYADAIANEKEIELSEEQRRKYRKVREEDDVHVTRKLQHHLKRRRNRNSRESIEKEVPDGFSLSNECPQPVSEKPSSSENGVANVDNTDIFIHDLESQAVISNGSKNEKLMFNGTWKRSRENEDAAIDNKRSRTVIIDSDDEVQELNSKSASHAPSKEQDSPLHVKKEVDIIDVDGLPSPCPKDISRNFRCTACSNVLKASEVHRHPLLDVIICGNCKFLVVEKTRLEDSVLGGYCRWCGKGDDVINCNSCKILFCGACIARNFGEERLSEAKTSGWQCCCCSPTLLHGFILDCEKAIGGLVVSSSGSDSELSNAQMDVTISNRKRQKKKIRRILDDAELGEETKLKIAMEKARQEHLKSMQAQSAGKLCRKSPAYVNGDATEVAMGDADEGFIVNVAREKDEELVRIPRSISAKLKPHQVTGIRFMWENIIQSVKKVRSGDKGFGCILAHTMGLGKTFQVIAFLYTAMRTADLGLKTALVVTPVNVLHNWRQEFVKWKPVERKPLRVYMLEDVTREKRAYLLSKWRIKGGVLLIGYAAFRNLSLGRHVKDRHMASEICNALHYGPDILVCDEAHMIKNTRADITHALKQVKTQRRIALTGSPLQNNLMEYYCMVDFVREGYLGSSQEFRNRFQNPIENGQHTNSTLDDVKTMNQRSHILYEQLKGFVQRMDMNVVKNDLPPKTVYVITVKLSPLQRKLYKKFLDVHGFASDKVSSEKTIRRSCFFAGYQALAQIWNHPGLLQMAKEHRDSLRREDAVENFLVDDSSSDDNMETDLTNGEKQRMKNDSLNKKSDTIFYHEESDWWEHLLDEKIYREVDYSGKMVLLLDILSMSSEFGDKALVFSQSLTTLDLIELFLSKLPRKGREGKYWKQGKDWYRLDGSTQCSERQKLVERFNEPTNTRVKCTLISTRAGSLGINLHAANRVIVVDGSWNPTYDLQAIYRVWRYGQNKPVYAYRLMAHGTMEEKIYKRQVTKEGLAARVVDRQQIHRTMSKEEILHLFDFGEDENSDMLEQKQENQVLPNKDTSGEIGCSWGQKSLPLCHGASCTDKIMESIFSRHYPRWIANYHEHETLLQENEAERLSKEEQDIAWQTYQRSLEWEEVHRTVFDDSERKLVADDPVKKKLVADDALPESSVPQQTKGSSRSRSVNQRKCTNLAHLLTLRSQGTKSGCSTICGECAQEISWENLNRDGKSR; from the exons ATGGAGGGTCCTGGAACAGAACAACAACAGCTGAATAAAATGGAAGTTATAGTATTAGAAGAACAACAAGAGCAAGAGGTGGGTATGACCAAGGAAGGTAGGGAGGATGAACTCATTGAGGTGGAGGGGCATAAAAGGGGAAGAGATGTTCATATGAAGGAGCCTAAAAAGGAGCATGAAGTAAAAAATAATGAGGAGCATAAAAAGGAacatgaagaagaaaagaaggatatAGAAATGGAAGAACCTTGGAACAGTGATGAAGATGTAGGAAGCGACTCTTATGAGATGTTTGTTGATGATTTGGATAGTGAGCAGGCATCAACTTTTGACAATGATGATGAATCAAATTCCGAG GTGCCTTTAACTGATGCAGAAGTTGAAGAACTGATCGCGGAGTTTCTTGAAGTTGAGAGTAAG GCAGCAGAGGCACAAGAGTCACTTGAGAAAGAGTCACTTGCCCGAGTGGAAAGTGAAGTAAGAGTGGAGCTAGCTGAGAATCTTCTTGGGGATGCG TTGGAAATGGCTGTTTCAACTGAAATGCAAACATTCAGAGAAGAATGGGAGGCTGTTCTTGATGATTTAGAGACTCAAAGTTCTCTCTTGTTG GAACAACTTGATGGGGCAGGAATTGAGCTTCCCAGTCTCTACAGATGGATTGAAAGTCAGGTTCCTAATGGTTGTTGTACAGAAGCTTGGAAGAAAAGGGCTCAGTGGGTAGGCACTCAGGTCACAATTGAAGTCAACGAATCAGTCAGAGAAGCTGAAGAATACCTTAAATCCTGTCGACCTGTAAGGAG ACAACATGGTCGGCTGTTGGAAGAAGGTGCTAGTGGCTTTCTAGAAAGAACACTTTCCAttaaagaaaaggacaatcttGCAGAAAATTCTGAGAAAGATTGGAGTAAGTTTGATGAGCTTATTCAATCTCATGGCTGCACGGAGAGTACTTCATTTGGTAGCAAGAATTGGGCATATGTTTACCGAGCCAGTACTCCCCAGCAAGCTGCCCAATTGGGCCTCCAGTTGCCTGGAGTTGACGAG GTAGAGGAGATCGGTGAAATTGAGGGCAATATTAATGATCCTCTCTATGCTGATGCGATTGCGAAtgagaaagaaattgagctttcTGAAGAACAAAGGAGAAAGTACAGAAAG GTAAGAGAAGAGGATGATGTACACGTAACGAGGAAACTGCAACACCATTTGAAGAGAAGGAGAAACAGGAATAGTCGG GAATCTATTGAGAAAGAGGTCCCGGATGGTTTTTCCCTGTCAAACGAGTGTCCTCAGCCAGTTTCTGAGAAGCCAAGCTCATCTGAAAATGGTGTAGCCAATGTTGATAATACTGATATTTTTATTCATGATTTGGAATCTCAAGCTGTTATTTCTAATGGAAGTAAAAATGAAAAGTTGATGTTTAATGGCACCTGGAAGCGTTCACGTGAAAATGAAGATGCTGCCATTGACAATAAAAGGAGTCGAACTGTTATAATAGACAGtgatgatgaagttcaagagtTGAACAGCAAATCTGCTTCTCATGCACCAAGCAAGGAGCAAGATTCACCTTTGCATGTTAAGAAAGAGGTTGACATTATAGATGTTGATGGCCTTCCTTCACCTTGTCCAAAAGACATTTCCAGAAATTTTCGCTGTACTGCTTGTTCTAATGTATTGAAAGCTTCTGAAGTGCACAGGCATCCACTCTTGGATGTCATTATATGTGGTAATTGCAAATTTCTGGTGGTGGAGAAGACGCGACTTGAG GATTCTGTGTTGGGTGGTTACTGCAGATGGTGTGGAAAAGGTGATGATGTTATAAATTGCAACTCATGTAAGATTCTATTCTGTGGTGCATGTATAGCCAGAAATTTTGGTGAAGAGCGCTTATCGGAAGCTAAAACCTCTGGTTGGCAGTGCTGTTGCTGCTCACCAACTCTGTTGCATGGATTTATTTTAGATTGTGAAAAAGCCATTGGAGGTCTGGTGGTTTCTAGCTCAGGTAGTGATTCAGAGTTATCCAATGCTCAAATGGATGTTACAATCAG CAACAggaaaagacaaaaaaagaagattcGGAGAATCCTAGATGATGCAGAACTTGGAGAAGAAACCAAGCTAAAAATTGCAATGGAGAAg GCTAGGCAAGAGCATCTGAAATCAATGCAAGCACAATCTGCTGGCAAATTATGTCGTAAGAGTCCAGCCTATGTTAATGGTGATGCAACAGAAGTTGCCATGGGTGATGCAGATGAAGGCTTTATAGTGAATGTAGCCAGGGAGAAAGATGAGGAACTAGTGAGGATTCCAAGGAGTATTTCTGCAAAGTTGAAGCCCCATCAG GTTACAGGAATACGATTCATGTGGGAGAATATTATACAGTCTGTCAAAAAGGTCAGATCTGGGGATAAAGGTTTTGGGTGCATATTAGCCCATACCATGGGCCTTGGGAAAACTTTTCAG GTCATTGCTTTTCTGTACACTGCTATGAGAACTGCTGATTTAGGATTAAAAACTGCACTTGTAGTTACACCTGTTAATGTACTTCATAACTGGCGGCAAGAGTTTGTGAAGTGGAAACCTGTGGAAAGAAAGCCTCTTCGTGTGTACATGTTGGAAGATGTTACCAG GGAGAAAAGAGCCTATTTGCTTTCAAAATGGAGAATCAAAGGTGGAGTTCTTCTAATAGGCTATGCTGCTTTCCGAAACTTGTCACTTGGAAGGCATGTGAAGGATAGGCACATGGCCAGTGAAATTTGCAATGCATTGCAT TATGGACCTGATATACTAGTTTGTGATGAGGCCCATATGATCAAGAATACGAGAGCTGATATCACCCACGCTTTGAAACAAGTAAAGACACAAAGAAGAATAGCATTAACTGGATCACCCTTGCAGAACAATTTGATGGAGTATTATTGC ATGGTTGATTTTGTAAGGGAAGGATATCTGGGAAGTAGTCAGGAATTTCGAAACCG GTTCCAAAACCCCATAGAAAATGGGCAGCATACAAATTCTACTTTGGATGATGTAAAGACTATGAACCAAAGATCACATATTTTATACGAACAACTTAAAGGATTTGTCCAGAGGATGGACATGAATGTGGTGAAGAATGACCTCCCTCCCAAAACTGTTTATGTCATCACTGTTAAGCTTTCTCCATTGCAGAGGAAGTTGTACAAAAAATTTTTAGATGTGCATGGGTTTGCTAGTGACAAAGTTTCTTCTGAGAAAACAATTAGGCGGAGTTGCTTCTTTGCTGGTTATCAGGCGCTGGCTCAG ATATGGAACCATCCTGGTCTCTTGCAAATGGCCAAAGAACATAGGGATTCCTTGAGACGGGAAGATGCTGTTGAGAACTTTCTTGTGGATGACAGCTCTAGTGATGATAACATGGAAACTGACTTAACAAATGGAG AGAAGCAGAGGATGAAGAATGATTCGTTGAATAAGAAAAGTGATACTATTTTTTATCATGAG GAAAGTGACTGGTGGGAGCATCTTCTAGACGAAAAGATATACAGGGAAGTTGATTACAGTGGTAAAATGGTTTTACTACTTGATATCCTCTCCATGAGTTCTGAGTTTGGTGATAAGGCATTAGTTTTTAGCCAAAGCTTGACAACTCTAGATTTGATagagttgtttctatcaaaattaccaaggaaaggaagagaaggcAAGTACTGGAAGCAAGGCAAGGATTGGTATAG GCTAGATGGAAGCACACAGTGTTCCGAAAGGCAGAAGCTTGTGGAGAGATTTAATGAGCCCACGAATACAAGGGTGAAATGTACGCTGATATCAACGCGGGCTGGATCGCTGGGCATCAACCTTCATGCTGCTAACCGTGTTATTGTTGTTGATGGTTCATGGAATCCAACCTATGACCTTCAGGCTATATATCGGGTTTGGAG ATATGGGCAAAACAAACCTGTCTATGCTTACCGTTTAATGGCACATGGAACCATGGAAGAAAAGATATATAAACGGCAG GTGACAAAGGAAGGGCTTGCTGCAAGGGTGGTGGATAGACAACAAATACATAGAACCATGTCCAAGGAAGAGATATTGCACCTTTTTGACTTTGGCGAAGATGAAAATTCTGACATGCTTGAACAGAAACAAGAAAATCAAGTTTTACCCAATAAGGATACAAGTGGTGAAATTGGATGTTCATGGGGACAGAAATCCTTGCCTCTTTGTCATGGAGCTAGCTGTACTGACAAGATCATGGAAAGCATCTTTAGTAGACATTATCCTCG CTGGATTGCAAACTACCATGAACATGAGACCCTTTTACAAGAGAATGAAGCAGAGAGGCTATCAAAAGAGGAGCAAGACATAGCCTGGCAGACTTATCAAAGATCATTGGAGTGGGAAGAGGTACACAGGacagtttttgatgattctgagAGAAAACTAGTTGCAGATGATCctgtcaagaaaaaactagttgCAGATGATGCTCTTCCAGAGAGCAGTGTTCCTCAACAAACAAAGGGCAGCTCAAGAAGCCGCTCCGTTAACCAAAGAAAGTGTACCAACCTGGCTCATTTGCTAACATTGAGAAGCCAAGGCACTAAATCCGGCTGCAGCACCATCTGCGGAGAATGTGCACAGGAGATCAGCTGGGAGAACCTTAACAGAGATGGGAAGTCTAGGTGA
- the LOC103720147 gene encoding protein CHROMATIN REMODELING 20 isoform X2: MEGPGTEQQQLNKMEVIVLEEQQEQEVGMTKEGREDELIEVEGHKRGRDVHMKEPKKEHEVKNNEEHKKEHEEEKKDIEMEEPWNSDEDVGSDSYEMFVDDLDSEQASTFDNDDESNSEVPLTDAEVEELIAEFLEVESKAAEAQESLEKESLARVESEVRVELAENLLGDALEMAVSTEMQTFREEWEAVLDDLETQSSLLLEQLDGAGIELPSLYRWIESQVPNGCCTEAWKKRAQWVGTQVTIEVNESVREAEEYLKSCRPVRRQHGRLLEEGASGFLERTLSIKEKDNLAENSEKDWSKFDELIQSHGCTESTSFGSKNWAYVYRASTPQQAAQLGLQLPGVDEVEEIGEIEGNINDPLYADAIANEKEIELSEEQRRKYRKVREEDDVHVTRKLQHHLKRRRNRNSRESIEKEVPDGFSLSNECPQPVSEKPSSSENGVANVDNTDIFIHDLESQAVISNGSKNEKLMFNGTWKRSRENEDAAIDNKRSRTVIIDSDDEVQELNSKSASHAPSKEQDSPLHVKKEVDIIDVDGLPSPCPKDISRNFRCTACSNVLKASEVHRHPLLDVIICGNCKFLVVEKTRLEDSVLGGYCRWCGKGDDVINCNSCKILFCGACIARNFGEERLSEAKTSGWQCCCCSPTLLHGFILDCEKAIGGLVVSSSGSDSELSNAQMDVTIRKRQKKKIRRILDDAELGEETKLKIAMEKARQEHLKSMQAQSAGKLCRKSPAYVNGDATEVAMGDADEGFIVNVAREKDEELVRIPRSISAKLKPHQVTGIRFMWENIIQSVKKVRSGDKGFGCILAHTMGLGKTFQVIAFLYTAMRTADLGLKTALVVTPVNVLHNWRQEFVKWKPVERKPLRVYMLEDVTREKRAYLLSKWRIKGGVLLIGYAAFRNLSLGRHVKDRHMASEICNALHYGPDILVCDEAHMIKNTRADITHALKQVKTQRRIALTGSPLQNNLMEYYCMVDFVREGYLGSSQEFRNRFQNPIENGQHTNSTLDDVKTMNQRSHILYEQLKGFVQRMDMNVVKNDLPPKTVYVITVKLSPLQRKLYKKFLDVHGFASDKVSSEKTIRRSCFFAGYQALAQIWNHPGLLQMAKEHRDSLRREDAVENFLVDDSSSDDNMETDLTNGEKQRMKNDSLNKKSDTIFYHEESDWWEHLLDEKIYREVDYSGKMVLLLDILSMSSEFGDKALVFSQSLTTLDLIELFLSKLPRKGREGKYWKQGKDWYRLDGSTQCSERQKLVERFNEPTNTRVKCTLISTRAGSLGINLHAANRVIVVDGSWNPTYDLQAIYRVWRYGQNKPVYAYRLMAHGTMEEKIYKRQVTKEGLAARVVDRQQIHRTMSKEEILHLFDFGEDENSDMLEQKQENQVLPNKDTSGEIGCSWGQKSLPLCHGASCTDKIMESIFSRHYPRWIANYHEHETLLQENEAERLSKEEQDIAWQTYQRSLEWEEVHRTVFDDSERKLVADDPVKKKLVADDALPESSVPQQTKGSSRSRSVNQRKCTNLAHLLTLRSQGTKSGCSTICGECAQEISWENLNRDGKSR, encoded by the exons ATGGAGGGTCCTGGAACAGAACAACAACAGCTGAATAAAATGGAAGTTATAGTATTAGAAGAACAACAAGAGCAAGAGGTGGGTATGACCAAGGAAGGTAGGGAGGATGAACTCATTGAGGTGGAGGGGCATAAAAGGGGAAGAGATGTTCATATGAAGGAGCCTAAAAAGGAGCATGAAGTAAAAAATAATGAGGAGCATAAAAAGGAacatgaagaagaaaagaaggatatAGAAATGGAAGAACCTTGGAACAGTGATGAAGATGTAGGAAGCGACTCTTATGAGATGTTTGTTGATGATTTGGATAGTGAGCAGGCATCAACTTTTGACAATGATGATGAATCAAATTCCGAG GTGCCTTTAACTGATGCAGAAGTTGAAGAACTGATCGCGGAGTTTCTTGAAGTTGAGAGTAAG GCAGCAGAGGCACAAGAGTCACTTGAGAAAGAGTCACTTGCCCGAGTGGAAAGTGAAGTAAGAGTGGAGCTAGCTGAGAATCTTCTTGGGGATGCG TTGGAAATGGCTGTTTCAACTGAAATGCAAACATTCAGAGAAGAATGGGAGGCTGTTCTTGATGATTTAGAGACTCAAAGTTCTCTCTTGTTG GAACAACTTGATGGGGCAGGAATTGAGCTTCCCAGTCTCTACAGATGGATTGAAAGTCAGGTTCCTAATGGTTGTTGTACAGAAGCTTGGAAGAAAAGGGCTCAGTGGGTAGGCACTCAGGTCACAATTGAAGTCAACGAATCAGTCAGAGAAGCTGAAGAATACCTTAAATCCTGTCGACCTGTAAGGAG ACAACATGGTCGGCTGTTGGAAGAAGGTGCTAGTGGCTTTCTAGAAAGAACACTTTCCAttaaagaaaaggacaatcttGCAGAAAATTCTGAGAAAGATTGGAGTAAGTTTGATGAGCTTATTCAATCTCATGGCTGCACGGAGAGTACTTCATTTGGTAGCAAGAATTGGGCATATGTTTACCGAGCCAGTACTCCCCAGCAAGCTGCCCAATTGGGCCTCCAGTTGCCTGGAGTTGACGAG GTAGAGGAGATCGGTGAAATTGAGGGCAATATTAATGATCCTCTCTATGCTGATGCGATTGCGAAtgagaaagaaattgagctttcTGAAGAACAAAGGAGAAAGTACAGAAAG GTAAGAGAAGAGGATGATGTACACGTAACGAGGAAACTGCAACACCATTTGAAGAGAAGGAGAAACAGGAATAGTCGG GAATCTATTGAGAAAGAGGTCCCGGATGGTTTTTCCCTGTCAAACGAGTGTCCTCAGCCAGTTTCTGAGAAGCCAAGCTCATCTGAAAATGGTGTAGCCAATGTTGATAATACTGATATTTTTATTCATGATTTGGAATCTCAAGCTGTTATTTCTAATGGAAGTAAAAATGAAAAGTTGATGTTTAATGGCACCTGGAAGCGTTCACGTGAAAATGAAGATGCTGCCATTGACAATAAAAGGAGTCGAACTGTTATAATAGACAGtgatgatgaagttcaagagtTGAACAGCAAATCTGCTTCTCATGCACCAAGCAAGGAGCAAGATTCACCTTTGCATGTTAAGAAAGAGGTTGACATTATAGATGTTGATGGCCTTCCTTCACCTTGTCCAAAAGACATTTCCAGAAATTTTCGCTGTACTGCTTGTTCTAATGTATTGAAAGCTTCTGAAGTGCACAGGCATCCACTCTTGGATGTCATTATATGTGGTAATTGCAAATTTCTGGTGGTGGAGAAGACGCGACTTGAG GATTCTGTGTTGGGTGGTTACTGCAGATGGTGTGGAAAAGGTGATGATGTTATAAATTGCAACTCATGTAAGATTCTATTCTGTGGTGCATGTATAGCCAGAAATTTTGGTGAAGAGCGCTTATCGGAAGCTAAAACCTCTGGTTGGCAGTGCTGTTGCTGCTCACCAACTCTGTTGCATGGATTTATTTTAGATTGTGAAAAAGCCATTGGAGGTCTGGTGGTTTCTAGCTCAGGTAGTGATTCAGAGTTATCCAATGCTCAAATGGATGTTACAATCAG gaaaagacaaaaaaagaagattcGGAGAATCCTAGATGATGCAGAACTTGGAGAAGAAACCAAGCTAAAAATTGCAATGGAGAAg GCTAGGCAAGAGCATCTGAAATCAATGCAAGCACAATCTGCTGGCAAATTATGTCGTAAGAGTCCAGCCTATGTTAATGGTGATGCAACAGAAGTTGCCATGGGTGATGCAGATGAAGGCTTTATAGTGAATGTAGCCAGGGAGAAAGATGAGGAACTAGTGAGGATTCCAAGGAGTATTTCTGCAAAGTTGAAGCCCCATCAG GTTACAGGAATACGATTCATGTGGGAGAATATTATACAGTCTGTCAAAAAGGTCAGATCTGGGGATAAAGGTTTTGGGTGCATATTAGCCCATACCATGGGCCTTGGGAAAACTTTTCAG GTCATTGCTTTTCTGTACACTGCTATGAGAACTGCTGATTTAGGATTAAAAACTGCACTTGTAGTTACACCTGTTAATGTACTTCATAACTGGCGGCAAGAGTTTGTGAAGTGGAAACCTGTGGAAAGAAAGCCTCTTCGTGTGTACATGTTGGAAGATGTTACCAG GGAGAAAAGAGCCTATTTGCTTTCAAAATGGAGAATCAAAGGTGGAGTTCTTCTAATAGGCTATGCTGCTTTCCGAAACTTGTCACTTGGAAGGCATGTGAAGGATAGGCACATGGCCAGTGAAATTTGCAATGCATTGCAT TATGGACCTGATATACTAGTTTGTGATGAGGCCCATATGATCAAGAATACGAGAGCTGATATCACCCACGCTTTGAAACAAGTAAAGACACAAAGAAGAATAGCATTAACTGGATCACCCTTGCAGAACAATTTGATGGAGTATTATTGC ATGGTTGATTTTGTAAGGGAAGGATATCTGGGAAGTAGTCAGGAATTTCGAAACCG GTTCCAAAACCCCATAGAAAATGGGCAGCATACAAATTCTACTTTGGATGATGTAAAGACTATGAACCAAAGATCACATATTTTATACGAACAACTTAAAGGATTTGTCCAGAGGATGGACATGAATGTGGTGAAGAATGACCTCCCTCCCAAAACTGTTTATGTCATCACTGTTAAGCTTTCTCCATTGCAGAGGAAGTTGTACAAAAAATTTTTAGATGTGCATGGGTTTGCTAGTGACAAAGTTTCTTCTGAGAAAACAATTAGGCGGAGTTGCTTCTTTGCTGGTTATCAGGCGCTGGCTCAG ATATGGAACCATCCTGGTCTCTTGCAAATGGCCAAAGAACATAGGGATTCCTTGAGACGGGAAGATGCTGTTGAGAACTTTCTTGTGGATGACAGCTCTAGTGATGATAACATGGAAACTGACTTAACAAATGGAG AGAAGCAGAGGATGAAGAATGATTCGTTGAATAAGAAAAGTGATACTATTTTTTATCATGAG GAAAGTGACTGGTGGGAGCATCTTCTAGACGAAAAGATATACAGGGAAGTTGATTACAGTGGTAAAATGGTTTTACTACTTGATATCCTCTCCATGAGTTCTGAGTTTGGTGATAAGGCATTAGTTTTTAGCCAAAGCTTGACAACTCTAGATTTGATagagttgtttctatcaaaattaccaaggaaaggaagagaaggcAAGTACTGGAAGCAAGGCAAGGATTGGTATAG GCTAGATGGAAGCACACAGTGTTCCGAAAGGCAGAAGCTTGTGGAGAGATTTAATGAGCCCACGAATACAAGGGTGAAATGTACGCTGATATCAACGCGGGCTGGATCGCTGGGCATCAACCTTCATGCTGCTAACCGTGTTATTGTTGTTGATGGTTCATGGAATCCAACCTATGACCTTCAGGCTATATATCGGGTTTGGAG ATATGGGCAAAACAAACCTGTCTATGCTTACCGTTTAATGGCACATGGAACCATGGAAGAAAAGATATATAAACGGCAG GTGACAAAGGAAGGGCTTGCTGCAAGGGTGGTGGATAGACAACAAATACATAGAACCATGTCCAAGGAAGAGATATTGCACCTTTTTGACTTTGGCGAAGATGAAAATTCTGACATGCTTGAACAGAAACAAGAAAATCAAGTTTTACCCAATAAGGATACAAGTGGTGAAATTGGATGTTCATGGGGACAGAAATCCTTGCCTCTTTGTCATGGAGCTAGCTGTACTGACAAGATCATGGAAAGCATCTTTAGTAGACATTATCCTCG CTGGATTGCAAACTACCATGAACATGAGACCCTTTTACAAGAGAATGAAGCAGAGAGGCTATCAAAAGAGGAGCAAGACATAGCCTGGCAGACTTATCAAAGATCATTGGAGTGGGAAGAGGTACACAGGacagtttttgatgattctgagAGAAAACTAGTTGCAGATGATCctgtcaagaaaaaactagttgCAGATGATGCTCTTCCAGAGAGCAGTGTTCCTCAACAAACAAAGGGCAGCTCAAGAAGCCGCTCCGTTAACCAAAGAAAGTGTACCAACCTGGCTCATTTGCTAACATTGAGAAGCCAAGGCACTAAATCCGGCTGCAGCACCATCTGCGGAGAATGTGCACAGGAGATCAGCTGGGAGAACCTTAACAGAGATGGGAAGTCTAGGTGA